In one window of Helianthus annuus cultivar XRQ/B chromosome 17, HanXRQr2.0-SUNRISE, whole genome shotgun sequence DNA:
- the LOC110921344 gene encoding protein NRT1/ PTR FAMILY 7.3 — MESFSISKKVRCVNGEEEEEGTKTLDGTVDFHGRPALKAKTGRWTAGTIILVNQGLVTLAFFGVGVNLVLYLTRVLQQGNAEAANNVSKWTGTVYIFSLVGAFLSDSYWGRYKTCAIFQAIFVLGLGGLSVASSMFLITPKGCGDRTTICGTHSNWEIGLFYISIYMIALGYGGYQPNIATLGADQFDEEDAKEAHSKVAFFSYFYLALNLGSLFSNTLLSYFEDEGMWTLGFWLSTGSAFVGLALFLGGTVRYRHFKPSGNPLNRFCQVFVAASKKWRVKLPQGEECLFEDEKESSLTTGRKILHTHEFKFLDKAAFITSRDFNDPKQATHNPWSLCPVSQVEEVKCILRLLPIWLCTIIYSVVFTQMASLFVEQGAAMKSTISNFQIPASSMSSFDILSVALFIFLYRRVISPVVIMFQKKDSKGLTELQRMGIGLIIAILSMVSAGIVECYRLRYANQECTHCDASSSLSIFWQVPQYVFVGASEVFMYVGQLEFFNAQAPDALKSFGSALCMTSISLGNYVSSFIVTIVMKISTEDDMPGWIPGNLNRGHLDRFFFLLAGLTAIDLLVYIVFAKWYKSIKLEGKNDEENDDTDDSEV, encoded by the exons TGAACCAAGGACTAGTAACTTTAGCTTTTTTTGGAGTTGGGGTGAATCTAGTGTTGTAtctaactagggtgttacaacaAGGCAATGCTGAGGCTGCAAACAATGTTAGCAAATGGACCGGGACGGTTTACATTTTCTCACTCGTCGGCGCTTTTCTTAGCGACTCATACTGGGGTCGATACAAAACGTGTGCCATCTTTCAAGCCATCTTTGTGTTG GGTTTGGGCGGACTGTCGGTGGCATCAAGTATGTTCTTGATCACCCCTAAAGGTTGTGGTGACCGGACCACAATATGCGGGACGCACTCAAATTGGGAAATCGGGTTGTTTTACATTTCGATATACATGATTGCTTTAGGGTACGGCGGGTACCAACCGAATATTGCAACGCTTGGAGCCGATCAATTTGATGAAGAAGATGCTAAAGAGGCTCACTCAAAGGTGGCTTTCTTTAGCTACTTTTATCTTGCACTAAACCTTGGTTCACTCTTTTCCAACACACTCTTGAGCTATTTTGAGGATGAAGGAATGTGGACCCTCGGGTTTTGGCTTTCAACTGGGTCCGCGTTTGTTGGACTAGCGCTGTTTCTTGGAGGGACCGTAAGGTATAGACACTTTAAACCAAGCGGGAACCCGTTAAACAGATTTTGTCAAGTGTTTGTGGCTGCGTCGAAAAAGTGGAGGGTTAAGTTGCCGCAAGGCGAAGAGTGTTTGTTTGAAGATGAAAAAGAAAGTTCTTTAACCACTGGAAGGAAGATACTTCATACACATGAATTCAA GTTTCTCGATAAAGCAGCGTTCATTACCTCGAGAGATTTCAATGACCCGAAACAAGCGACTCACAACCCATGGAGTTTGTGCCCGGTTTCACAGGTTGAAGAAGTGAAATGCATATTGAGATTGCTTCCCATTTGGCTATGCACGATAATCTACTCGGTTGTATTTACGCAAATGGCGTCGCTATTCGTTGAGCAAGGCGCAGCCATGAAAAGTACAATTTCCAACTTCCAAATCCCCGCATCCAGCATGTCTAGTTTCGACATTTTAAGTGTTGCGCTCTTCATTTTCCTTTACCGAAGAGTGATCAGTCCGGTTGTAATAATGTTCCAGAAAAAAGACTCCAAGGGGTTGACCGAGCTTCAAAGAATGGGAATCGGGCTCATTATTGCGATACTCTCAATGGTTTCGGCTGGAATAGTGGAATGTTATAGACTAAGATATGCTAATCAAGAATGCACTCATTGTGACGCGTCAAGCTCGTTAAGCATATTTTGGCAGGTGCCTCAATACGTGTTTGTCGGGGCGTCTGAAGTGTTCATGTATGTGGGACAACTCGAGTTTTTCAACGCGCAAGCGCCTGACGCGTTAAAGAGCTTTGGAAGTGCACTTTGCATGACATCTATCTCACTTGGGAATTATGTAAGCAGTTTCATTGTGACTATAGTTATGAAGATATCAACCGAAGATGATATGCCCGGTTGGATTCCTGGAAACCTCAACCGCGGTCATCTAGACAGGTTTTTCTTCTTGCTAGCTGGATTAACGGCTATCGATCTATTAGTCTACATTGTGTTTGCTAAATGGTACAAGAGTATTAAGCTCGAGGGGAAGAACGATGAAGAAAATGATGACACCGACGATAGTGAAGTCTGA